The Pirellulales bacterium sequence GCGTCACTAAGCAGGGGTTGGTGATCATGGCTTCGGAGGCGGGGGTGTTGAAAGTCCCGCCGCGCGATGTGGTCTCGAAGGGGCGCTTGCGACCCGGCCGCATGTTCCTGGTCGATACGGCGAAAGGTCAAATCATCGCCGACGACGAGATCAAGCACGCCCTGGCTGCGCGTCATCCCTACCGTCAGTGGATCGACACGCATCAGATCAACTTGGCCGATCTGCCTGACCCCGCCACGAGCAACGGACACAAGACCAACGGCCACGCGGACGAACCGCTATTGAAGCTGCAGCGGACGTTTGGTTACACGCTCGAAGATGTGCGCATCCTGATGATGCCGATGGCCATCGATGGTCAGGAAGCCATCGGCTCGATGGGGAATGATGCTCCGTTGGCCGTGCTCTCGGATCGTCCGCAGTTGCTCTACAATTATTTCAAGCAGCTGTTCGCGCAGGTCACGAACCCTCCGCTGGACGCGATTCGGGAAGAGATCATCACCTCGATGATCACGACGATCGGTTCCGAAGGGAACCTGCTCGACGAATCACCCGAGCAATGTCGTCTGCTGCGGCTCGATCGGCCGATCGTCACCAACGAAGAGTTGGCCCAGATCAAGGCATTGAATCTGCCCGGCCTGCGCAGCCGTACGCTGTCGATCCTCTTCCCGCGGGAAGAGGGGGCGCGTGGCATGCGTCGCCGGCTAGACGAGTTGCGCCGCGAGGCCTCGCGCGCGATTTCGGACGGTGTCACGCTGTTGATCTTGTCGGACCGAGGGGTGAATCACGAATGGGTGCCGATTCCGGCACTGCTGGCCACCAGCGGCATGCATCATCATTTGATTCGCGAGAAGACTCGCACGCGGTGTGGTCTGATCGTCGAGTCGGGCGAGCCGCGCGAGGTGCAGCACTTCGCCCTGCTGACCGCCTATGGTGCCGGAGCGATCAACCCTTACCTGGCCCTGGCGACGCTCGACCAGTTGCACGCCGAAGGGTATGTCGCGGACTCGTACACGATCGAGAAGCTGCACAAATCGTTCGTCAAGGCGGGCGTAAAGGGCTTGCTGAAGGTGATGTCCAAGATGGGCATCTCGACGCAGCAAAGTTATCGCGGGGCGCAGATCTTCGAGGCGATCGGCCTGAACGCCGATTTTGTCGACGAGTTCTTCACCCGCACCGCCAGTCGCATTCAAGGCATCGGCCTGGAAGCGGTGGCCGAAGAGGCGTTGCGCCGACACGAGCATGCCTTCCCGCGGGCCAAAGTGCCTGAGACGCTCGACCTGGACGTAGGCGGTCAGTATCAATGGCGACGCAAGGGCGAAGCGCATCTCTTCAATCCCGAAGTTGTGGCCAAGCTGCAGCACTCCACGCGTCTGAACAGCCGCGAGGATTTCCAGAAGTACTGCCAGGCGATTGACGATCAGCAGCGGCAACTGCTGACGCTGCGTGGCCTGCTGGAATTCAAGAAGGCCGAGCATCCGATTCCGCTCGACGCCGTCGAACCGGCGGCCACGATCGTCAAGCGATTCGCCACCGGCGCCATGTCGTACGGCTCGATCTCGAAGGAAGCGCACGAGACGCTGGCCATCGCGATGAATCGGCTGGGAGCCAAGAGCAACACCGGTGAAGGGGGCGAAGACCCTGCCCGATATCATCCGGATGCGAACGGCGATCGCCGTTCGAGCGCGATCAAGCAAGTGGCCAGCGGCCGCTTCGGCGTGACCAGCGAATACCTGGTCAGTGCCCAGGAACTACAGATCAAGATGGCGCAAGGCGCGAAGCCGGGCGAAGGCGGACAGCTCCCCGGCCATAAGGTGGACAACGAAATCGCGCGCATCCGGCACAGCACGCCGGGGGTGGGTTTGATTTCGCCGCCGCCGCATCACGATATTTACTCGATCGAAGATCTGGCGCAACTGATTCACGATTTGAAGAACTCGAATCGCGATGCGCGGATCAGCGTAAAGCTCGTGGCCGAGGTCGGCGTTGGCACGGTTGCCGCCGGCGTCGCCAAGGGGAAAAGCGATGTCGTGCTGATCAGCGGACACGACGGTGGTACGGGCGCGAGCCCCTATACGTCGATCAAGCATGCCGGCATCCCCTGGGAATTGGGTCTGGCCGAAACGCATCAGGTCCTGGTCAAGAACGATCTACGCGGTCGCATCGTCGTGCAAACCGACGGACAGTTGCGTACGCCCCGCGACGTGGCGATTGCCACGATGCTGGGGGCCGAGGAATGGGGAATCGCCACGGCGGCCCTGGTCTCGGTCGGCTGCATCATGATGCGGAAGTGTCATTTGAACACCTGCCCGGTAGGCATCGCGACGCAAGACGTCGAACTGCGCAAGAAATTTGCCGGTAAGCCGGAGTACGTCGTCAATTTCTTCTTCATGCTGGCCGAAGGCCTTCGCGAGATCATGGCCTCGCTTGGTATCGCGACCGTCGAAGAAATGGTCGGGCGCGTCGATTTGCTCGAAACCCGCCAGGCCATCGGGCATTGGAAGGCGCGAGGACTCGACTTCTCGACGATGCTCTTCAAGCCGCAGGTGCCGGCCAATATCAACACGTATTGTGTCGAGCCGCAGGATCATGGGCTGGATAAATCGCTCGATATGACCATGCTGTTGGATCTGTGCCGTCCGGCGATACAGGACGAGACCCCCGTGGCGTTCGACCTGCCCATTCAGAACACGAATCGCACGGTGGGAACGATCCTCTCCAGCGAGATCACCCGGGCGCACGGCGCGAAGGGGCTGCCCGAGGATACGATCCAGCTCACTTTCCACGGCAGTGCCGGGCAGAGCATCATGGCCTTCGGCGTGCCGGGCTTGACGGTGCGCGTCGAGGGTGAAGTCAACGATTACTGCGGCAAGGGTCTGTCCGGCGGCAAAGTGATTGTTTACCCGCCGACGGAGTGCTCGTTCGAGGCCGAGAAGAACATCATCGCCGGTAACGTCGTCCTGTACGGTGCCACGAGCGGCGAGGTTTACTTGCGGGGCATTGCGGGCGAGCGGTTCTGCGTCCGCAACTCGGGCGCTCACGCGGTCGTCGAAGGGGTCGGCGACCACGGCTGCGAATACATGACCGGCGGTGTTGCCGTCATTCTCGGTGAGACCGGGCGTAATTTCGCAGCCGGCATGAGCGGTGGCGTGGCCTACATCCTGGACGAGGAAGGGGGCTTCCCTACACTCGTGAACATGGAGATGGTTGAGCTCGAATCGCTCGACGATGTCGAAGATCAAAAGGTCGTGCTCGACCTGGTGCGCAAGCACGTGCAGTACACGGCCAGCGCACGTGGACAATATGTGTTGGATAACTGGGAACAATTAATCTCGAAGTTCGTCAAGGTTATGCCGCTCGATTACAAACGGGCCCTGGCGGGCATGAAGAAAGCCGCGGCCGGCAAGGCTGCCGGAGAGCTGGAAGAGGTGGCCCATGGGTGATATTCGCGGCTTCATGCAATTCGGTCGTCGGCAATATGACGAAGAGCCTGCCGATGCGCGCGTCAAGCATTACAACGAATTCCTGCGCGTGCTGCCGAGTGAAGAGATTCGCCGGCAAGGCGCGCGCTGTATGGATTGCGGCGTTCCCTTCTGCC is a genomic window containing:
- the gltB gene encoding glutamate synthase large subunit, translating into MSSHPRNAGLPVREGLYDPANEHDACGVGFVVHMRGEKSHQIVRSGLEILVNLTHRGACGCDPLTGDGAGILTQIPHDFFVAKCKELGISLPAPGEYGVGTVFLPPDPTERQACQRRLDELIEAEGQRLLGWRDVPIDNAHIGQSAREVEPFIRQVFVARGAKTTADMFEWKLYVIRKQLESSIRGSNLSQKAYCYVPTLSSQVIVYKGLMLADQVQLFYGDLADERFVSALALVHQRYSTNTFPTWDLAQPFRYLAHNGEINTVRGNVNWMHARQSMLASKQYGDDLRKIFPVCTPDGSDSAMFDNALELLVLTGRSLPQSMSMLIPEPWAGHESMPDDKRAFYEYQACLMEPWDGPASMAFTDGKVIGAVLDRNGLRPSRYCVTKQGLVIMASEAGVLKVPPRDVVSKGRLRPGRMFLVDTAKGQIIADDEIKHALAARHPYRQWIDTHQINLADLPDPATSNGHKTNGHADEPLLKLQRTFGYTLEDVRILMMPMAIDGQEAIGSMGNDAPLAVLSDRPQLLYNYFKQLFAQVTNPPLDAIREEIITSMITTIGSEGNLLDESPEQCRLLRLDRPIVTNEELAQIKALNLPGLRSRTLSILFPREEGARGMRRRLDELRREASRAISDGVTLLILSDRGVNHEWVPIPALLATSGMHHHLIREKTRTRCGLIVESGEPREVQHFALLTAYGAGAINPYLALATLDQLHAEGYVADSYTIEKLHKSFVKAGVKGLLKVMSKMGISTQQSYRGAQIFEAIGLNADFVDEFFTRTASRIQGIGLEAVAEEALRRHEHAFPRAKVPETLDLDVGGQYQWRRKGEAHLFNPEVVAKLQHSTRLNSREDFQKYCQAIDDQQRQLLTLRGLLEFKKAEHPIPLDAVEPAATIVKRFATGAMSYGSISKEAHETLAIAMNRLGAKSNTGEGGEDPARYHPDANGDRRSSAIKQVASGRFGVTSEYLVSAQELQIKMAQGAKPGEGGQLPGHKVDNEIARIRHSTPGVGLISPPPHHDIYSIEDLAQLIHDLKNSNRDARISVKLVAEVGVGTVAAGVAKGKSDVVLISGHDGGTGASPYTSIKHAGIPWELGLAETHQVLVKNDLRGRIVVQTDGQLRTPRDVAIATMLGAEEWGIATAALVSVGCIMMRKCHLNTCPVGIATQDVELRKKFAGKPEYVVNFFFMLAEGLREIMASLGIATVEEMVGRVDLLETRQAIGHWKARGLDFSTMLFKPQVPANINTYCVEPQDHGLDKSLDMTMLLDLCRPAIQDETPVAFDLPIQNTNRTVGTILSSEITRAHGAKGLPEDTIQLTFHGSAGQSIMAFGVPGLTVRVEGEVNDYCGKGLSGGKVIVYPPTECSFEAEKNIIAGNVVLYGATSGEVYLRGIAGERFCVRNSGAHAVVEGVGDHGCEYMTGGVAVILGETGRNFAAGMSGGVAYILDEEGGFPTLVNMEMVELESLDDVEDQKVVLDLVRKHVQYTASARGQYVLDNWEQLISKFVKVMPLDYKRALAGMKKAAAGKAAGELEEVAHG